The following proteins are co-located in the Jatrophihabitans sp. genome:
- a CDS encoding EscU/YscU/HrcU family type III secretion system export apparatus switch protein has translation MAGKPAGEKTEKATPRKLKKARKDGQVGHTPEVGSWLSVLVASFVIPAVGSSLMDNARRCFVQIVSIINTPDTGRALALTRQALIDAVLGTAPLALLILLTSVASAAVQGGIWVAPKLWAPKFSRLNPLSGFKRMFGPQGVWQLLKSLAKLAVLSAVTYYSVRKLVPALMSAGSLPLGVVVDTTIDAALRLVRMGAAAGLLLAFVDIAVVRKRNNKQLKMTKHEVKEEMKSSEGDPMLRGAQRSRALAISRNRMMADIPTADVIILNPTHLAVALRYDPARGAPRVVAKGGDHVAARIRELAERSRVPMVQDVALARTLYQTCEIGQEIPADLYQGVATVLAFVMRLKRRGSAAGTHRMQPV, from the coding sequence ATGGCGGGCAAACCGGCGGGTGAGAAGACCGAGAAGGCCACTCCGCGCAAGCTGAAGAAGGCCCGCAAGGACGGCCAGGTCGGGCACACCCCCGAGGTCGGCTCGTGGTTGAGCGTGCTAGTGGCGAGCTTCGTGATTCCCGCGGTGGGCAGCTCGTTGATGGACAACGCCCGTAGATGCTTCGTTCAGATCGTCTCGATCATCAACACCCCCGACACCGGCAGGGCCCTCGCGCTGACCCGCCAGGCCCTGATCGACGCGGTGCTGGGCACCGCGCCGCTGGCTTTGCTGATCCTGCTGACCTCGGTGGCCTCGGCCGCGGTGCAGGGCGGCATCTGGGTGGCGCCGAAGCTGTGGGCGCCGAAGTTCTCGCGGTTGAACCCGCTCAGCGGCTTCAAGCGGATGTTCGGCCCGCAGGGGGTCTGGCAGCTGCTCAAGTCGCTCGCCAAGCTGGCGGTGCTCTCAGCGGTCACCTACTACTCGGTGCGCAAGCTGGTGCCCGCGCTGATGTCGGCCGGGTCGCTGCCGCTGGGGGTGGTCGTCGACACCACGATCGACGCAGCGCTGCGATTGGTGCGGATGGGCGCCGCCGCCGGGTTGCTGCTGGCTTTCGTCGACATCGCGGTGGTGCGCAAGCGCAACAACAAGCAGCTGAAGATGACCAAGCACGAGGTCAAGGAGGAGATGAAGAGCAGCGAGGGCGACCCGATGCTGCGTGGCGCGCAGCGCTCGCGCGCGCTGGCCATCAGCCGTAACCGGATGATGGCTGACATCCCGACCGCCGATGTGATCATCCTCAACCCGACACACCTGGCAGTGGCCCTGCGCTATGACCCCGCACGCGGCGCCCCGCGGGTGGTGGCCAAGGGAGGCGACCATGTCGCGGCCCGCATCCGTGAGCTGGCCGAGCGCAGCCGGGTGCCGATGGTGCAGGACGTCGCGCTGGCCCGCACCCTCTACCAGACCTGTGAGATCGGCCAGGAGATACCGGCGGACCTCTACCAGGGGGTGGCGACCGTGCTGGCGTTCGTGATGCGCCTCAAGCGGCGGGGATCGGCAGCCGGCACCCACCGGATGCAACCGGTCTGA
- the flhA gene encoding flagellar biosynthesis protein FlhA, which translates to MPVGVVAVILMMVVPVPAGVLDFLIALNITGALLIVLVSMYVERPLDFSSFPSLLLVATLFRLALNISATRAVLGDGYAGEVINAFGHFVIGGSLVIGLVIFSILLVIQFIVITNGAGRVAEVGARFTLDAMPGKQMAIDADLNSGLIDEDEARRRRIEVASEADFYGSMDGASKFVKGDAIAAIIITVINLVGGIAIGILSEHMPIGEAVSKYSLLSVGDGLVSQIPALLLSVATGLIVTRASGSSDLGTVVAAQLGGQQRAMQIAGAAAVALCLVPGLPKLPFLVVGGGLLIMSRRIAATTKAEAEVLRGPAAAPTAPALDSPEAILDDLAVDPLELALSSDMITLVDGIGADLLDRVRALRRKLAMELGVVMPPVRTRDNFDLPPSTYAIKLNGVEVARGQAPAGTVLAIGDGLENLPGTAGSEPVFGLAGKWIGIELRGQAELLGATVVDRSSVIITHLSEVVRTHASRLLGREEVAALTKSLRRSHPVVVEDLTPAMLSLGEIQRVLHGLLEEGVSIRDLVRIFEALSLAAKAGTEPDRLIEAARLALAPAITAAQTVGGTLSVMMLDARMQQSLLESVRPSDTGIQLLPGPELVEALVTDTARQYQLMLERGIRPVLVCAPQIRLPLRRLLASTAPDLPVLSYSEVSSNAAIVDTVGVIANARTVGV; encoded by the coding sequence GTGCCGGTCGGCGTCGTCGCGGTCATCTTGATGATGGTCGTGCCGGTCCCCGCCGGAGTGCTTGACTTCTTGATCGCCCTGAACATCACCGGCGCGCTGCTGATCGTCCTGGTCAGCATGTACGTCGAGCGGCCCCTTGACTTCTCCAGCTTTCCCTCGCTGCTGCTGGTGGCCACCCTGTTCCGGCTGGCCCTCAACATCTCCGCCACCCGTGCGGTGCTCGGCGACGGCTACGCCGGCGAGGTGATCAACGCTTTCGGGCACTTCGTGATCGGCGGCTCGCTGGTCATCGGCCTGGTGATCTTCTCGATCCTGCTGGTGATCCAGTTCATCGTCATCACCAACGGCGCCGGCCGGGTGGCCGAGGTCGGCGCCAGGTTCACCCTGGACGCGATGCCGGGCAAGCAGATGGCTATCGACGCCGACCTGAACTCAGGCCTGATCGATGAGGACGAAGCGCGTCGCCGCCGGATCGAGGTCGCCTCCGAGGCTGACTTCTACGGCTCGATGGACGGCGCGTCGAAGTTCGTCAAGGGCGACGCCATCGCCGCGATCATCATCACCGTGATCAACCTGGTCGGCGGCATCGCGATCGGCATCCTGTCCGAGCACATGCCGATCGGCGAGGCGGTGTCCAAGTACAGCCTGCTCAGCGTCGGCGACGGGCTCGTCTCCCAGATCCCGGCGCTGCTCCTGTCGGTGGCGACCGGCCTGATCGTGACCAGGGCAAGCGGTTCCAGCGACCTGGGCACCGTGGTAGCCGCTCAGTTGGGCGGCCAGCAACGGGCGATGCAGATCGCCGGCGCCGCCGCGGTGGCGCTGTGCCTGGTGCCCGGGCTGCCCAAGCTGCCGTTCCTGGTGGTGGGTGGCGGGCTGCTGATCATGTCGCGGCGGATCGCGGCGACCACCAAGGCCGAGGCCGAGGTGTTGCGTGGTCCGGCCGCCGCGCCCACCGCTCCGGCGCTGGACAGCCCCGAGGCCATCCTCGACGACCTGGCGGTCGACCCGCTGGAGTTGGCGCTGTCCTCGGACATGATCACCCTCGTCGACGGAATCGGCGCCGACCTGCTGGACCGGGTCCGCGCGCTGCGCCGCAAGCTGGCGATGGAGTTGGGCGTGGTCATGCCGCCCGTGCGCACCAGAGACAACTTCGACCTGCCGCCTTCGACCTATGCGATCAAGCTCAACGGCGTCGAAGTGGCGCGTGGCCAGGCGCCGGCCGGCACCGTGCTGGCGATCGGCGACGGCCTGGAGAACCTGCCCGGCACCGCCGGCTCAGAGCCGGTGTTCGGCCTGGCCGGCAAGTGGATCGGCATCGAGCTGCGCGGCCAGGCAGAGCTGCTCGGCGCCACCGTGGTCGACCGCTCGTCGGTGATCATCACCCACCTGTCAGAAGTGGTCCGCACTCATGCCAGCCGACTGCTCGGACGTGAGGAGGTCGCGGCGCTGACCAAGTCGCTCAGGCGCAGTCACCCGGTCGTGGTGGAGGACCTGACCCCGGCGATGTTGAGCCTGGGAGAGATCCAGCGGGTGCTGCACGGCCTGCTGGAAGAAGGCGTCTCCATCCGTGACCTGGTCCGGATCTTCGAGGCCCTGTCGCTGGCGGCCAAGGCCGGCACCGAGCCCGACCGCCTGATCGAGGCCGCCAGGTTGGCGCTGGCCCCGGCGATCACGGCCGCGCAGACCGTCGGCGGCACCCTCTCGGTGATGATGCTCGACGCCCGCATGCAGCAGAGCCTGCTGGAGTCGGTCCGGCCCTCTGACACCGGCATCCAGTTGCTGCCCGGCCCGGAGCTGGTCGAGGCGCTGGTCACCGACACCGCCCGCCAGTACCAGCTGATGCTCGAGCGGGGTATCCGCCCGGTGCTGGTGTGCGCGCCGCAGATTCGGTTGCCGCTACGCCGACTGCTCGCCTCGACAGCCCCGGACCTGCCGGTGCTGTCCTATTCCGAGGTCTCAAGCAATGCCGCAATCGTTGACACAGTGGGGGTGATCGCCAATGCCAGAACCGTTGGTGTGTGA